The following are encoded together in the Pleurocapsa sp. FMAR1 genome:
- a CDS encoding HaeII family restriction endonuclease → MDIFANFGAVVQVKHLNLSEEIAEGITETITANKIVIVCKNAEAKIINSLLTQIGWRSRIQSIITIEELSDWYNRALTGKYHLLLGNNLLENIREQIQLEFPSVGNKEFNEFVKERGYDQIQCDNWKSFYIE, encoded by the coding sequence TTGGATATTTTTGCTAACTTTGGTGCTGTGGTGCAGGTCAAGCACTTGAATTTATCTGAAGAAATAGCAGAAGGAATCACTGAAACAATTACAGCCAATAAAATTGTAATTGTATGTAAAAATGCTGAAGCAAAAATCATCAATTCATTACTGACTCAGATAGGATGGCGATCGCGCATTCAAAGTATTATTACCATTGAAGAATTATCAGATTGGTACAATAGAGCCTTAACAGGAAAATATCATCTTTTGCTAGGAAACAATCTATTAGAAAATATTAGAGAACAAATTCAGCTAGAATTCCCTTCAGTTGGTAACAAGGAATTTAATGAGTTTGTCAAAGAGAGAGGATATGACCAAATTCAATGTGATAATTGGAAATCTTTTTATATTGAGTAA
- a CDS encoding YaaW family protein, giving the protein MDELKAGLGLATEEELQQITQILFHRRFNPLDYWQTPEPLQIQSQDWNVWIDSLDQRFRYLAADGMTVLRGRTQEISYREILIKVCHYLKIPYSVRMNAVDIEAEIFLHLVSKAWDKLPTQEQNSLKAQIGNSLAAANPPEPLPVQLQHSPIKILAQGGSIVAVSTILKSWLLKHIAQQFAIHLATYQAAKSAIIKGGTTAVAGLGNQLALQAAKKGMAVNAARYGATRGVFGLLGPVIWGYFVADLGWKAIATNYGRVIPIVFTLAQIRLIRGDYLAIS; this is encoded by the coding sequence TTGGACGAACTAAAGGCAGGATTAGGATTAGCGACAGAAGAAGAACTACAGCAGATCACGCAAATATTATTTCATCGCCGCTTTAACCCCCTCGATTATTGGCAAACCCCCGAACCTTTGCAGATTCAAAGTCAAGATTGGAATGTGTGGATAGATTCGTTGGATCAAAGGTTTCGTTACCTGGCAGCAGATGGCATGACCGTATTGCGAGGGCGCACTCAAGAAATATCCTATCGAGAAATATTGATCAAAGTCTGTCACTATCTGAAGATTCCCTATTCTGTAAGGATGAATGCGGTAGATATTGAAGCGGAAATCTTCCTGCATTTAGTTAGTAAAGCCTGGGACAAGCTACCGACTCAGGAACAAAACTCACTCAAAGCACAAATTGGTAATTCCTTAGCAGCAGCAAATCCGCCTGAACCTTTGCCAGTTCAATTACAGCATAGCCCAATCAAAATACTTGCCCAAGGCGGTAGCATCGTCGCAGTCAGCACGATTTTAAAATCTTGGTTACTTAAACATATTGCTCAACAGTTTGCGATTCACCTTGCTACTTATCAGGCAGCTAAGTCAGCCATCATTAAAGGGGGAACAACCGCAGTTGCAGGTTTAGGCAATCAACTAGCACTTCAGGCAGCAAAAAAAGGTATGGCGGTAAATGCAGCGCGCTATGGAGCAACCAGAGGCGTTTTTGGTTTATTAGGGCCTGTGATTTGGGGCTATTTTGTCGCCGATTTAGGCTGGAAAGCGATCGCCACTAACTATGGTCGAGTAATTCCCATTGTTTTTACTCTTGCACAAATTCGTCTAATTCGTGGAGACTATCTGGCAATAAGTTAA
- a CDS encoding NAD(P)H-quinone oxidoreductase subunit 4, producing MTHFPWLTTCILFPIAASLFLPIIPDKEGKTVRWYALIIGLIDFAIIVYAFYQDYDFSNPNLQLVESYAWIPQLDLNWSVGADGLSMPLILLTGFITTLAMMAAWPVTYKPKLFYFLMLAMYGGQIAVFAVQDMLLFFLVWELELVPVYLILSIWGGKKRLYAATKFILYTAGGSLFILVGALTMAFYGDTVTFNMSAIAAKDYAFNLQLFLYAGFLIAYGVKLPIFPLHTWLPDAHGEATAPAHMLLAGILLKMGGYALLRMNAGMLPDAHAFFAPVLVILGVVNIVYAALTSFAQRNLKRKIAYSSISHMGFVLIGIASFTDLGTSGAMLQMISHGLIGASLFFMVGATYDRSHTLMLDEMGGVGQKMKKIFAMWTTCSFASLALPGMSGFVAELMVFVGFATSDAYNSTFKVCIIFLAAVGVILTPIYLLSMLREMLYGPENKELVNHANLVDAEPREVFIIACLLIPIIGIGLYPKLVTQIYDSSITQLTARLRASVPSLTQEAKAKAPASFYSMVSLTAPEIEALSSK from the coding sequence ATGACACACTTTCCTTGGTTAACTACGTGCATCCTATTTCCCATCGCTGCCTCTCTATTTTTGCCGATAATTCCTGACAAGGAAGGTAAGACTGTTCGTTGGTACGCTCTAATCATCGGCTTAATTGATTTTGCCATTATAGTTTACGCTTTTTATCAAGACTATGACTTTAGTAATCCTAATCTACAGCTAGTCGAAAGCTATGCTTGGATACCCCAGCTAGATCTTAATTGGTCAGTTGGTGCAGATGGTTTATCCATGCCCTTGATTTTGCTAACGGGTTTTATTACTACCCTGGCAATGATGGCAGCTTGGCCAGTCACCTATAAGCCCAAGCTGTTTTATTTTCTAATGCTGGCAATGTATGGCGGACAAATTGCTGTTTTTGCCGTACAGGATATGCTGCTGTTTTTCTTAGTCTGGGAACTAGAATTAGTTCCCGTCTATCTCATTTTGTCTATTTGGGGTGGAAAAAAACGCCTCTATGCAGCGACCAAGTTTATTCTCTATACCGCAGGAGGATCGCTGTTTATCTTGGTTGGAGCTTTGACTATGGCATTCTATGGCGATACAGTTACTTTTAACATGAGTGCGATCGCAGCTAAAGATTATGCCTTTAATCTGCAATTATTTTTATACGCTGGCTTCCTGATTGCCTATGGTGTAAAATTGCCAATCTTTCCTCTTCATACTTGGCTTCCCGATGCCCACGGTGAAGCAACTGCCCCTGCCCATATGTTGCTGGCTGGTATTCTTCTGAAAATGGGGGGATATGCTCTATTACGGATGAATGCGGGAATGCTGCCCGATGCCCACGCTTTCTTTGCCCCTGTCTTGGTCATTTTAGGGGTAGTCAACATTGTCTATGCAGCCTTAACCTCTTTTGCCCAACGTAACCTTAAGCGCAAAATTGCCTACTCGTCTATTTCTCACATGGGTTTTGTATTAATTGGCATAGCCTCCTTTACAGACTTGGGAACAAGTGGGGCAATGCTACAGATGATTTCTCATGGTCTAATTGGGGCAAGTCTTTTCTTTATGGTTGGGGCTACCTATGACCGCAGCCATACCTTGATGCTGGATGAAATGGGCGGTGTGGGTCAAAAGATGAAAAAAATCTTTGCCATGTGGACGACCTGTTCTTTTGCCTCTTTGGCATTACCAGGAATGAGCGGTTTTGTAGCTGAGCTGATGGTGTTTGTTGGTTTTGCTACCAGTGATGCTTATAACTCTACCTTTAAAGTATGTATTATTTTCTTAGCTGCGGTAGGGGTAATTTTAACTCCCATCTACTTGCTTTCTATGCTGCGAGAAATGCTTTATGGTCCAGAAAACAAAGAATTAGTCAATCACGCTAACTTGGTAGATGCTGAACCTAGAGAAGTATTTATTATTGCTTGTCTTTTAATACCCATTATTGGTATTGGTTTGTATCCTAAGTTAGTTACCCAGATTTATGATTCTAGCATCACTCAACTAACTGCCAGATTGCGTGCTTCTGTACCAAGCTTGACTCAGGAAGCCAAGGCTAAAGCACCAGCTAGCTTCTATTCGATGGTGTCGTTAACTGCACCCGAAATTGAAGCACTAAGTAGTAAATAG